One genomic window of Tenacibaculum tangerinum includes the following:
- a CDS encoding molybdopterin molybdotransferase MoeA, translated as MITVREAKQLILENTQDFGVEEIPFLESVGRILKEDIVADRDFPPFNRVAMDGIAINYRFFEYGVRDFKIEGIQPAGAPQQTLDNAANCYEVMTGAVLPNNTDTVIRYEDVAISTLVATLTVDEIKEGQNIHRQGSDKTKGEVLIKKNTIISPAEIGVLATVGKSTVKVAKQPKVMIVSTGDELVAVDENPLDHQIRRSNVYTLVSLLNNLKIPAKTAHIADEKSVLKDKIESYLKEYDVLLFSGAVSKGKFDFLPEVLEELGVKKQFHKVAQRPGKPFWFGITEDLSNNHSEDKTKKNAVVFAFPGNPVSTFVNCLVYFYPWYYNSVGVQQKAQTAVLKEEITFKPNLTCFLQVKLTSENGQWLATPIKGNGSGDLASLTATDGFIELPKTEEVVFKKGSVFPLLIYRSF; from the coding sequence ATGATTACTGTAAGAGAAGCCAAACAATTAATTTTAGAAAACACACAAGACTTCGGTGTTGAAGAAATTCCGTTTTTAGAATCGGTGGGAAGAATTTTGAAAGAAGATATCGTTGCCGATAGAGATTTTCCTCCCTTTAACCGAGTAGCCATGGATGGTATTGCGATAAACTACCGCTTTTTTGAATATGGTGTACGTGATTTTAAGATTGAAGGAATTCAGCCTGCGGGGGCACCTCAACAAACGCTTGACAATGCTGCCAACTGTTATGAAGTAATGACAGGCGCTGTATTACCTAACAATACCGATACCGTAATTCGCTATGAAGATGTTGCTATTAGTACGCTAGTAGCTACGCTTACTGTTGATGAAATTAAAGAAGGACAAAATATTCACCGTCAAGGTTCAGACAAAACCAAAGGAGAGGTTCTTATTAAAAAAAACACCATTATTTCTCCTGCGGAAATCGGCGTGTTGGCTACTGTTGGCAAAAGTACGGTGAAAGTTGCCAAACAACCCAAGGTAATGATTGTTTCTACAGGGGATGAATTGGTAGCTGTAGATGAAAATCCGTTAGACCATCAAATTAGAAGAAGTAATGTATATACGCTTGTTTCTTTATTGAATAACTTAAAAATTCCTGCAAAAACAGCGCATATCGCTGATGAAAAATCAGTTTTAAAAGATAAAATTGAATCTTACTTAAAAGAATATGACGTATTGCTATTCAGCGGTGCTGTAAGCAAAGGAAAATTCGATTTCTTACCTGAAGTGCTAGAGGAGTTAGGTGTAAAAAAACAGTTTCATAAAGTTGCTCAACGACCCGGAAAACCGTTTTGGTTTGGCATTACAGAAGATTTAAGTAACAATCATTCCGAAGATAAAACCAAAAAAAACGCAGTGGTGTTCGCTTTTCCTGGGAATCCTGTTTCAACCTTTGTAAACTGCTTGGTGTATTTTTATCCGTGGTATTATAACTCGGTAGGGGTACAACAAAAAGCACAAACAGCAGTACTCAAAGAAGAAATCACTTTTAAACCTAATCTAACTTGTTTTTTACAAGTAAAATTAACTTCTGAAAACGGACAATGGTTAGCAACACCCATAAAAGGAAATGGTTCTGGAGATTTGGCTAGTTTAACAGCAACTGATGGATTTATAGAACTCCCTAAAACTGAAGAAGTAGTATTTAAAAAAGGAAGTGTTTTTCCACTATTGATATATAGGAGTTTTTAA
- the moaA gene encoding GTP 3',8-cyclase MoaA codes for MSKLIDAFGRQISYVRLAVTDRCNLRCQYCMPAQGIDIVPRKELLTYKEMYRIVRVLTELGVNKVRLTGGEPFARKDFMSFLEMLSYNDLLDAINITTNGALVSKHIKTLEKLKKVKTINLSIDSLHADKFAKITRRDVFPEVYKTFELLEKSSLNLKLNVVVQSGFNTDEIVDFVALTKEKNIAVRFIEEMPFNGKGQRNTEEVWNYQKILNEIQSNYTIVPLASEKSSTSRNFALEGHVGTVGIIPAFTRTICNDCNRIRVTSTGTFKNCLFDDGVFNLRDFIRNGASNEELKALFLSLIKEKPENGFVAEANRKQGNVSESMSTIGG; via the coding sequence ATGAGTAAACTCATTGATGCTTTTGGTAGACAAATTAGCTATGTTCGGTTAGCAGTAACCGACCGTTGTAACTTGCGTTGCCAGTATTGTATGCCCGCACAAGGGATTGACATTGTACCTCGCAAAGAGCTGCTTACCTACAAAGAAATGTACCGTATTGTTCGGGTGTTGACTGAATTAGGAGTCAACAAAGTCCGACTTACAGGTGGCGAACCTTTTGCCCGTAAAGATTTTATGTCGTTTTTAGAAATGCTGTCGTACAACGATTTACTTGACGCCATTAATATTACGACCAACGGAGCACTTGTTTCTAAACACATTAAAACGTTAGAAAAACTCAAAAAGGTAAAAACGATAAATTTAAGCATCGATAGTTTGCATGCCGATAAGTTTGCTAAAATTACCCGTCGTGATGTATTTCCCGAAGTGTACAAAACCTTTGAACTTTTAGAGAAGAGTTCGTTGAATCTAAAATTAAATGTGGTCGTGCAATCAGGTTTTAACACCGATGAAATTGTAGATTTTGTAGCCTTGACCAAAGAGAAAAATATTGCCGTTCGTTTTATTGAAGAAATGCCTTTTAACGGAAAAGGGCAGCGAAATACTGAAGAAGTATGGAATTATCAGAAAATTTTAAACGAAATACAGTCGAATTACACCATTGTACCATTAGCTTCAGAAAAATCTTCCACTTCTCGTAATTTTGCTTTGGAAGGTCATGTGGGAACCGTAGGAATAATTCCTGCTTTTACCCGTACTATATGCAACGATTGCAACCGAATTCGAGTTACCTCAACAGGAACGTTTAAAAACTGTTTGTTCGATGACGGTGTTTTTAATCTACGTGATTTTATTAGAAACGGCGCCAGTAATGAAGAGTTAAAAGCCTTGTTTTTATCACTGATTAAAGAAAAACCCGAAAATGGTTTTGTGGCAGAAGCCAACCGAAAACAAGGAAATGTTTCTGAAAGTATGAGTACCATCGGAGGGTGA